A window of the Diceros bicornis minor isolate mBicDic1 chromosome 30, mDicBic1.mat.cur, whole genome shotgun sequence genome harbors these coding sequences:
- the LOC131394630 gene encoding olfactory receptor 7G2-like — translation MDLRNHTDVSKFLLLGLTDDPELQPLIFCLFLSVYLVTILGNLLIVLTVSSESYLHTPMYFFLSNLSFTDICISTTTIPKMLVNIQAQNQGITYIGCLTQLGFVLCFGGFENFLLAAMAYDRYVAICHPLMYAVIMSSCFCGLLSLFSLFLSIVVALLHSLMVLRLSFCKDLEIPHFFCDLAQVLKLACSDTLINSILTYVVASLFGGIPLAGIIFSYTQIVSSVLRMPSARGKLKAFSTCGSHLSVVSLFYGTAFGVYISSAFTDTSRKTAVASVMYIVVPQMMNPFIYSLRNRDMKGALRKLIRRRPPFL, via the coding sequence ATGGATCTTAGAAATCACACAGATGTTTCAAAATTCCTTCTCCTGGGATTGACAGATGATCCAGAACTGCAGCCCCTGATCTTCTGCCTGTTCCTGTCCGTGTACCTGGTCACCATCCTGGGAAATCTGCTCATTGTCCTGACTGTCAGCTCTGAGTCctacctccacacccccatgtatttttttctctccaatctGTCCTTTACTGACATCTGTATAAGCACAACCACGATCCCAAAGATGCTGGTGAACATCCAAGCGCAGAATCAGGGCATCACTTATATAGGCTGCCTCACCCAGCTTGGCTTTGTCCTGTGTTTTGGTGGATTTGAGAATTTTCTCCTTGCAGCTATGGCCTATGACCGTTATGTGGCCATCTGTCACCCACTAATGTACGCAGTCATCATGAGCTCCTGCTTCTGTGGACTGCTAAGTctattctctctgtttcttagcaTTGTGGTTGCCCTCCTCCACAGTCTGATGGTGTTGCGATTGTCCTTCTGCAAGGACCTGGAAATCCCTCACTTCTTCTGTGACCTTGCTCAGGTCCTCAAGCTCGCCTGTTCTGATACCCTCATCAACAGCATCCTGACATATGTTGTGGCTAGCCTTTTTGGAGGTATTCCTCTTGCTGGGATCATTTTCTCTTATACTCAAATTGTCTCTTCTGTTTTGAGAATGCCATCAGCAAGAGGGAAGCTTAAAGCTTTTTCCACCTGTGGGTCTCACCTCTCAGTTGTTTCCTTGTTCTATGGGACAGCTTTTGGGGTGTACATTAGTTCTGCATTTACTGATACTTCCAGAAAGACAGCAGTGGCTTCAGTGATGTACATTGTGGTTCCTCAAATGATGAACCCCTTtatctacagcctgaggaacagGGATATGAAGGGAGCCTTGAGAAAACTCATCAGAAGGAGACCTCCTTTTCTGTGA